In the genome of Variovorax sp. PAMC26660, the window TTCCTCCAGCGCGTCCGTCGTGGCCACGCAGCTCGTGTCCAGCGGCAGCACGCACAACACCTTGCCGCCCAGCGTCAGCACAAGGCCGATCCGGCCGCCGATCTGCATGACCTGGCAGACCGCGCGTGGCGCACCGGCATTGGCCACCGAGGCCGACATCGTGAAGGCTCGCGTCGGCGGCTGCCGCAGCATCGCGAACAATTGCGTTGGATCGCAGGCATGCAGCGCCTGCCGGTACACGCGAAAGCTGGCTTCCGATTCGCCATCGCCCCAGCCGTCGTCCAGGCTCTTGTCCTGACGCAGCCGCAACAGCGCGCGATGCAGTTGTTGCCGGCATGCCGCTTCGGTCTTGCCGCTGGCCTGTGCAATCTCCTTGAAGCTGGCCTCGAAGACTTCACGCAGCAGCACGGCGGCGGCGTCCGGCGGCGACAACCGGGTGGCCAGCAGGCGCAATGCCTGTGCCGTCGACTCGGCCACCGCTGCGTCGTCCTCCGCCGAAGGCGCCTCGTGCGCGATGGTGTGCTGCGCTTCGGCGCCCTGCAGCCACGCCTGCATCCAGTTGCGCCGCCGCAGCCGGTCGATGGCCAGGTGCTGCATCACCGTGGTCAGCCAGGCCTGCGCTGCATCGAGTTCGTGGGTGTGTCCGGCTTCCAGCGCGCGCAGGTAGGTGTCCTGCACCGCATCCTCGGCCTCCGCCTTGCCGCCGAGCAGGCGCATGGCGGCGCGAACCAGCCGGCCGCGGTGCGCCGGGAATTGCGACAGATAGCGTTCATCGAGCATCGGCGCAGCTTGCCACAGCGCAGGCAATGTCACGAAACTGTGGGCTTGTTCGTCAAGACAGTTCAACCACAGGAGCTTTCTCCATGCAGCCGATGTTCTCAATGGAAACCGACGACGACACCAAGCCTGCGGCCATCGCCGAGCCGCGCAACTCCTACCTGGAGGAAAAGGCATTCAAATCGCGCACGCTGCTGATTTTCGGCACCATCACCGACGTCGTGGCCGCCGACGTGACGCGCCGGCTCATCGCGCTCGATGCGGACAGCCAGCAACCCATCGACATCCTCGTGAGTTCGCCGGGCGGCCACCTGGAGTCGGGCGATGCCATCCACGACATCGTGCGTTTCATCAGCGCGCCGGTGAACATGATCGGCACCGGCTGGGTCGGCAGCGCGGCCACGCATCTGTTCCTGTCGGCGCCACGCGAACGGCGCGTGTGCCTGCCCAACACGCGCTTCCTGATCCACCAGCCCAGCGGTGGTGCGGGTGGTCAGGCTACCGACATCGCGATCCAGGCGCAGGAAATCATCAAGGCCCGCCTGCGCATCGCGCACGAGATCGCGCGGGAAACCGGCAAGCCGCTGGAGGTGGTGCTGGCCGACATCGAGCGCGACCGCTGGCTGTCGGCCCAGGAGGCGGTGGAATACGGACTGGTCTCGCGCATCATCCAGCGCAAGACCGAGCTGCAGCAGGCCTGATCAGGCCTTGGGCTTGTAGGCGACCACGTCGATCTCGACGCGCGCATCGATCATCAACCGTGCCTCGGTGGTCGAGCGTGCCGGCTTGTTCTCACCGAAGTAGCCCATGTAGATGCGGTTGAAGGCACCAAAGTCGCGCGCATCCTGCAGCCACACGGTGCTCTTGCACACGTCGTCGAGCGTGGCGCCGGCCAGTGCCAGCACGGTCTTCAGGTTCTCCATCACCTGGCGCGTCTGCGCCTCGATGCCGCCCACCACGAGCTCGCCTTCCTTGTTCACGGGCACCTGCCCCGACACATAGACGAAGTCGCCGGCACGCACGGCCGGGGAGAAGGGGCGGACCTGGCGGTCGGAAGCAAGGGGCGGGGCGCCGAGGTATTCGAGCGGCATGGAGATCTCCTGAGTTGGAAAAAGAATGGGGGAAAGGGAGCGCCGAGTATCAAT includes:
- a CDS encoding RidA family protein; this encodes MPLEYLGAPPLASDRQVRPFSPAVRAGDFVYVSGQVPVNKEGELVVGGIEAQTRQVMENLKTVLALAGATLDDVCKSTVWLQDARDFGAFNRIYMGYFGENKPARSTTEARLMIDARVEIDVVAYKPKA
- a CDS encoding RNA polymerase sigma factor, whose translation is MTLPALWQAAPMLDERYLSQFPAHRGRLVRAAMRLLGGKAEAEDAVQDTYLRALEAGHTHELDAAQAWLTTVMQHLAIDRLRRRNWMQAWLQGAEAQHTIAHEAPSAEDDAAVAESTAQALRLLATRLSPPDAAAVLLREVFEASFKEIAQASGKTEAACRQQLHRALLRLRQDKSLDDGWGDGESEASFRVYRQALHACDPTQLFAMLRQPPTRAFTMSASVANAGAPRAVCQVMQIGGRIGLVLTLGGKVLCVLPLDTSCVATTDALEEVAT
- a CDS encoding ATP-dependent Clp protease proteolytic subunit, with translation MQPMFSMETDDDTKPAAIAEPRNSYLEEKAFKSRTLLIFGTITDVVAADVTRRLIALDADSQQPIDILVSSPGGHLESGDAIHDIVRFISAPVNMIGTGWVGSAATHLFLSAPRERRVCLPNTRFLIHQPSGGAGGQATDIAIQAQEIIKARLRIAHEIARETGKPLEVVLADIERDRWLSAQEAVEYGLVSRIIQRKTELQQA